tctctctctctattcaccctctctctctctctctttctgcttccctcgctgtttctctgacagttgcagggagtgggaatgATCCACACAGTAGCTTTGTGTTTGgcctatttttttaaaaaaaattgcaagtcagtttcacagctgacagccgcTGACAtagggaacagcggtttcccaacttcggacagatttgcagTTTTCTGCTGGGTCCCAacgtttttttaaaagcctgcaggAAAATCCCGAATATGGCCGAAGTTGGGAAACCAGTGTTCCCACTCCAATCACCTGTGAGCTGCGAAACTGAcagcactatatatatatatatatatatatatatttatatatatttataaagctggtctgaaagaagaagacaatgggaaattgctCATCTCTGAGATACATCCACAGGCTGGATGGAAatctttggcaggccggatcctggcccttGGGCCATATGTGAGACAACCCTGGTGTAGAGGaaactttattctgtatctaacctgtgctgcacCTACCCTGGGGGCGTTTGATGGGACAGTCCAaatggagctttattctgtatctaacctgtgttgtacctgccctgagagtgtttgacaggacagtgtagagggagagtaactctgtatctatcccatgtCGTATCTGTCTTGGGAGGGTTTTCCAGCTTACAAGAGTTGCTTTGAACACTCTGACTCTGGGAAAATCTTCAAAATTTCAAAGCAGCTGATGCATGATTAGCGCATTCTCCCACTGGACAGATGCTGTTTAAATATTCTGTGTGTGGGAAGAAATTAACCCCAATTGCTGAGACAACATTGAACCTCATGGATTCTGTTGtgtttaatcacatccaggactggagCATAGCAGAGGGCCCTTAAACTTGGGTTTCAGTGTGAATTTTTCGTTAAATTTATCTCAATAGGATCACAGAGAATTCTTTTCCAATCATCATGGGGGAGCTGATACCCAGCATTCCACACGGACATGAACATGCCCTTTTAAACTTAaatcagggcaattatgagggcatgaaagcagagccagataaagtgaactggcaaatctggTTAAAGGATATGCCAATAGAGatacagtgtcagacatttaaggagatatttcagaatacacagaatagataaattccaagggtgggacccgccatccatgcttaactaaaacagttaaagatagcatcaaacttaaggataaAACCTATAAttccgcaaagatgggaggcatgtcaaaagattggacagaatataaaaaacagcaacaaaagactaaaagattgataaggaaggtaaaattagagtacaagagaaagcttgctagaaatataaagacagatagtaagagtttctatagatttttaaaaagaagagttaacaaagtgagcgttggtcctacagaaagtgagtctgggaattaatactgGATAATAAGGCGATAGGGAATGAACTGAACAGACATTTTGCATTGGTGTTCACTATTGAGGGTacaagtattagctgtaagtcaggaaatggaagggagggagaaactcaagaaaattacaatcaccagggaagtggcattgaataagttgttggagctgtgagctgacaagtccccaggtcctaatggagttcatcctagggtgttaaaagcagtagctagtgagataattggtgcattagttttaattttcaaaaattccctagattcggggaaggttcctttagattggaaaatagtgaatgtaacttctttattcagaaagggagggagacagaaaacaggaaactacaggccagttaacttaacatctgtcataggcaaaatgttagaagttactattaaagacggtatagcagggcatttagaaaaaatcaaggtaatcaggcagagtcaacatggttttgtgaaagggaaatcattttgaaccaatttattgcagttctttgagagagttacatgtgttgtggacaaagaggaaccggtggatgtatggtacttagattttcagaagacattcaaaaaggtgctacatcaaaggttattgcagaaaataaaagctcatggtgtaggggttaacatattggcatggatagaagattggctagttaacaggaaacagagagtaggcataaatgtgtcattttctggttggcaagatgtaatgagtggtgtgccacagggatctgcgctggagcctcaactttttacaatttatataaatgactaagatgaagggaccaaaggtacggttgctaaatttgctgatgaaacaaagataggtaggaaagtaacttgtgaaaaggacataagggatataggtaggttaagtgagtgggcaaagacctggcaaatggagatcatgtgggaacatgtgaaattgttcactttggcaggaagaattaaaaaaaagcatattatctaaatgatgagagattgcaaagctctgagatgcagagggatctgggtgtccagtgcatgaatcacagaaggttagtatgcagatacagcaagtaattaggaaagctaatagaatgttatcatttttcacgaggggaattgaatacaaaagtaaggaggttaagattcagctatacagggcattgatgagaccatatctggagtacagtACTCGTCTCCTTAttcaaagaaggatgtaaatgcgttggaaacagtacagagaaggtttaccagactaatacctggaacgggcgggttgttttacaaggaaagattggaaaactaggcttgtatccgctggaatttagaagagtaagaggcgacttgattgaaacatataagatcctgaggggtcttgacagggtggatgtggaaaggatgtttccgcttgtgggagaatctagaactaggggtcactgtttaaaaataaggcatcgcccatttaagacagaaggtgagtctttggaattctcttcctcaacaggcggtggaagcagagtctttgaattttttacggcagaggtagatagattcttgataagaaagggggggaaggttatcgggggtaggtgaaaatgtggagtaatcagttcagccaggaacttattgaatggggaataaaaacaagaaatgctggaaccactcagcaggtctggcagcatctgtggaaagagaagcagagttaaagtttcgggtcagttccgaagaagggtcactgacccgaaacgttcactctgcttctctttccacagatgctgccagaccagctgagtggttccagcatttcttgtttttatttcagatttccagcatccgcagtattttgcttttattttattgaatggggaagcaggctcgaagggccgagtggcctactcctgctcataattcgtatgttcacgcTGCAAGAGCCCAGAACGCAGGGGCGGAACTGGATGttatctggagcatgcgcagtgttacTTTGATCAGTGCTTATGAGGGTGTTGGAGACGCTTCTGCAGCGGGTGAGAGTCGCTGGGCGTTGGGGAGGAATTGAGCCGGAGGGTGgacggggaggcttcagaaacacctggtgtGGGCCGTAAGCCTCGAATAATAACTTCCATATTTTCCTCTTATTTAAGAACATCCAGATCCGGCGTTTGCAGCTCCGAGGCTTTTTCTCGGAGCAAGCCCAGATTAATGGCTGGTGGGGGAGCACAGCGCATGTGCGGCCATCTTGGTGACGAcacagagtgggcggggcttcaggctcccagtgaccaggagagaaaatcagtgactcattgatttgattctcactctgcaacacaggggctggagaactgaacccagttgcagactggcacattccaaggtccaggactacgtgctgagggacgcactaaagcttggggcagccgcagcaaaggctcaatggagaaagaccacagtgtaaggtccccccaccaagctgaactgcggggctggatccatgggaaacccctcgaactgtatcgggaaaatgtgtgctgtaaatgtaaaaatgtatatggcatgacaatgaaatggaagggttgtgagacaactcatgattgtatagaaggaaactgatcacctttgcactgtttgtattttttgacttgatgctgttttaaactgtttgggaatgtaatttttacagatttttatgaataaagtatattttggaaattaaaaaaaactgaacccagtcagagtagagggagggagaaaactggcagtggaggaaagagaTGGTgcaatgggtttggatttcagtacagggaggagggagagtgtgtgggacagggATTTGCAGCtttgttttagtttttttagttttagagatacagcactgaaacaggcccttcggcccaccgagtctgtgccaaccatcaaccacccatttatactaatcctacactaatcccatattcctaccacatccccacctgtccctatatttttccctaccacctacctatactaggggcaatttctaatggccaatttacctatcaacctgcaagtctttggcatgtgggaggaaaccggagcacccggaggaaatccacgcagacacacggagaacttgcaaactccacacaggcagtacccggaattgaacccgggtcgctggagctgtgaggctgcggtgctaaccactgcgccactgtgccaccctttgggggaacaagagagaaaaaaatgttccatagaaactagaattgtctgttcagtGTCTCTATCCTGTACTAACAGTGATGgtgtttgtaaactccttttacagggtattagaaggggaggatttaaagACAGGAAACACAAACCAAACCATCAGGATCTGAAAGAGTCacacgattcatcaggacctgaatatcagatGTTTCTCAGTTCTTTCTGTAGGAaatgatttcaaacatcagtgtgactggaaaagcacacacccgagtgagatttTTCCAGTGCaaagactgtggaaagagctttaaccagttacacagcgtgaaaaaacatcacaccatccACAACAGGGAGAGGTAGTAGACGAGTTCTCTGTGTGGACAAGGCCTCAAGTGAgcgtccaacctggagagacacaagggcatccgcaccatggagaaaccgtggaaatgtggggactgtgggaagggattcaattacccgtccaaactggaaactcatcaacgcagtcacactggggagagactgttcacctgctctgtgtgtgggaagggattcactcagtcatcccacttcactcatcaccaacttgttctgactgtgagaagagatttaaaagtaaaaaCAAGCTGCTGCAAcaccaactcactcacactggggagaggccgttcacctgttccttttgtgggaagggattcattcggtCATTGAACTTCCTGACACACAAACGTACTCACACTGGGAAGAGGCCATTTACCTActctgactgtgggaagggattcacttgttcatCCAACCTtttgagacaccagtgagttcacactggggagaggctgttcacctgttctttgtgtgggaagggattcacttactctgactgtgggaagggattcactcagtcctcTGATCTGCTGatgcaccaacttgttcacactgatcagagatctTTTaattgttctgactgtgagaagagactTAAAAGTAGAAATTATCTGCTGAAACGCCAACGCATTCAAACTAAGgacaggccgttcacctgctccgtgtgtgggaaagacTTCACTGATCCATCCAATCTGCTGACACACcaccgagttcacactggggagaggccatgccCCTGCTATGTGTGTGGAAAGGAATTCACTCAATTATCTCACCTAAGGAGTCACAAATTTGTTCATACTGATCGGAGACCTTTCAATTGTTCGGACTGTGGGAAGAGATTTAAAAGTAGAAattatctgctgaaacaccaacacactcacactggggagaggccattcacttgttgactctgggaagagattcactaggtcatccaccctgctgagacaccaccGAATTCACACTGGCGAGAGACCATTTACCTGCTCTGTGTGTAGGTAGCAATTCATTGTCATCCTCTCTGTTGacgcaccaacttgttcacactggggagaggccattcacttgtTCTGACTCTGGGAAGAGGTTCACTCCATTATCCACCCTGTTGAGACACTagcaagttcacaagtgactgcagggactGGATTCTGCtgtttattgctgctgttaatcatatccagactgaaccatgttcattctgacagttggttTGTTTCCGCTGTTGTTAATAATCCCAATAACTaagctggagtttaatattctggataaatatCAAAtcagttttattttaaacacacagtgtgtggAGTATCTGTTTGCAGGAAGACAGGAGACTAATTGAAATGCTGCTGTTGACTGTTCCATTTTTGGGCTTTTTCTCCTCtgttaaagaaagacttgtatttttgtagctcctttcatgacatcaggacgtCTCAAAACATTTTACAGCGAATGAAGTTTAGAAGGAGCTTTGCCCCAAATGGCCAAGtccaactcctatttcttatgttctctgtgTCTAACTCATGCAGGACCTGctcggggagtgtttgatgggacggtgtaatgggagttttactctgtatctaacccatgctgtacctgtcctgggactgtttgatgggacagtgtagcgggtgctctactctgtatctaacccttttttttcttgtttttaagATGGCCTCTATACCCCATATCCCTTTTATTTTGTCGAAGGGACCTTTATTTCCCAGGCCCTGTTTATACGAATTTTAAATAAACAACTTTATTTAAAAACA
This genomic window from Heterodontus francisci isolate sHetFra1 chromosome 34, sHetFra1.hap1, whole genome shotgun sequence contains:
- the LOC137348464 gene encoding oocyte zinc finger protein XlCOF6.1-like, translated to MHQLVHTDQRSFNCSDCEKRLKSRNYLLKRQRIQTKDRPFTCSVCGKDFTDPSNLLTHHRVHTGERPCPCYVCGKEFTQLSHLRSHKFVHTDRRPFNCSDCGKRFKSRNYLLKHQHTHTGERPFTC